Below is a window of Macadamia integrifolia cultivar HAES 741 chromosome 8, SCU_Mint_v3, whole genome shotgun sequence DNA.
GACATGATTAAAAGTGGAGCAGCCTTTGGTACGCCATTCCCCTTGGATGATCCAGTTCTTGACCGCATTGACAAAGAGATATTGAATCGTGGTGCTGGTAGGATTGCCCCTGGGGGGTGGTGCTTGGGTGAGTCAGATGATCCATGCTCACTGTGGGGGGATGCCAATGCTTTGTGGCCTGGTCAAGGATCTAGAAGGCTCGAGAAACGCCTTGTTGAACTGCTCTCTAAGGAGGCATTCCATTCTCATCAATGTATAACTGAATGATTGATTAAAGTTGATCCTAAACTTGGAAAAATTTTGGCACAATTGATCTATCTGTTTATTCTTTATCGCGGTAATGTCAATCTTATTCGCAGTTCACTTGAAATTTGTAGGGCTCCCCGATTGATACTTGTCAATGTTTACTCCATGTTTTCATCACTCATATTTTCTGTAGTTTGGAGCTACTCAATCTCGCAAGCTGGATTTTGGATAAAAGCCATGAGACACTCAACGGTTAACAGTAAAATATGTTTGCTACTGAACCCTCAGAAATACCAAGTTGACTCATGTTTGAGTCCTTAAATACGATTACCCCAACAGTATGAGCTTGATTTTCCAATTACGCAGGCTTAAAAATTTGGGTCCTCAAATATGGTTGCCCCGTTGCCTGAACATTCATTGCCAATTACAAAATGTTATACTTAAGATGtggggtcataatgtacgcagctttacccctgcttcgcagagagcttgtttcctgactcgaacccgTTTGTGCTTGCAGTTGATTGCCAAAATACTAAAGATAAATGAAACCGTTTTCTTTGATATGTTTGGGTTCACACAATGCTACAGACTTAGTTCCATAATGCAAATCAATGTTGCAAGATGTAACCATTACGTCGAAGTACAAGTCTTTCCAACGAGTTTCGGGAGGTTTAAGGCCTAATGGGAGCAAATTAGGTTGGCTAAACCAAACTGTCTTAAACCAGCCCTTAGTATTTAtatgcatggtttaaagtatcttcaATACGATTTGGTACCTTTTGATACGTATTTCAAATTTAGCTGATCGATATGATGATCAATACTAatattttaatccttgatctttagtaTATCTTAACGAATCTTTGatttgtatcttaaatttagctgaccaaTACAACAA
It encodes the following:
- the LOC122086065 gene encoding beta-glucuronosyltransferase GlcAT14A-like, with the translated sequence MDKTYTSLSSAVLSRKFVESCIFGSDNLPRILLMYFANMPSSQTNYFQTALCNSREFNKTIVNHNLQYMLWDNPPKQKPRALGLSDFDDMIKSGAAFGTPFPLDDPVLDRIDKEILNRGAGRIAPGGWCLGESDDPCSLWGDANALWPGQGSRRLEKRLVELLSKEAFHSHQCITE